In a single window of the Aminomonas paucivorans DSM 12260 genome:
- the trmB gene encoding tRNA (guanosine(46)-N7)-methyltransferase TrmB, translating to MYWAFQDVVVDGARHPLPLSWVVPGGDGRLFVEIGFGNGEFLAHLGRAEPGATVVGIEVSQWCVTKAARRVQACGLTNVRLLWGDARHLIPLCFAPASLDRVILNFPCPWPKNRHASRRVTSPEFAGLLSRFLKPGGFFSLATDVDWYARSARECFAALPGFSLREERTNPQREYLTKYERKWKEEGRDTFTLEVEWAGGGVPAPEPRFEEESLEMDMPNCGQGLASILEGLRDREGGRGDHRFVFREAFTSPGGEGILLAITVDEGFEQHFFLRFYPSRGRIAVKPDPTTLPYRTPAVKEALKEASRALGSPASREA from the coding sequence ATGTACTGGGCTTTCCAAGACGTGGTGGTGGACGGAGCGAGGCACCCGCTGCCTCTGTCCTGGGTCGTCCCCGGAGGGGACGGACGGCTGTTCGTGGAGATCGGCTTCGGGAACGGGGAATTCCTGGCTCATCTGGGACGTGCCGAGCCGGGGGCCACCGTGGTGGGGATCGAGGTCTCCCAGTGGTGCGTCACCAAGGCTGCCCGAAGGGTCCAGGCCTGCGGGCTCACCAACGTCCGCCTGCTTTGGGGGGATGCCCGCCACCTGATCCCCCTGTGCTTCGCTCCGGCATCCCTGGATCGGGTCATCCTGAACTTCCCGTGTCCCTGGCCCAAGAACCGTCACGCCTCCCGCCGGGTCACCAGCCCGGAGTTTGCGGGCCTTTTGTCTCGTTTCCTCAAACCAGGCGGTTTTTTTTCCCTGGCCACGGACGTGGACTGGTATGCTCGTTCCGCCCGGGAGTGTTTCGCCGCTCTTCCGGGGTTTTCCCTCCGGGAGGAGAGGACCAATCCCCAGAGGGAGTACCTGACGAAGTACGAGCGGAAATGGAAGGAGGAGGGCCGGGACACCTTCACCCTGGAGGTGGAGTGGGCCGGCGGTGGCGTCCCCGCTCCCGAACCCCGCTTCGAGGAGGAGTCGCTTGAGATGGACATGCCGAACTGCGGTCAGGGTCTTGCCTCGATCCTGGAGGGGCTGCGGGACCGGGAGGGAGGGCGGGGAGACCACCGCTTCGTGTTTCGCGAGGCCTTCACGTCTCCGGGAGGCGAGGGAATCCTCCTGGCCATCACGGTGGACGAGGGTTTCGAGCAGCACTTCTTTCTGCGTTTTTACCCCAGCCGGGGTCGGATTGCCGTGAAGCCCGACCCCACCACCTTGCCCTACCGCACCCCTGCGGTGAAGGAGGCTCTGAAGGAAGCCTCCCGGGCCCTGGGTTCGCCTGCCTCGCGGGAGGCCTAG
- the coaBC gene encoding bifunctional phosphopantothenoylcysteine decarboxylase/phosphopantothenate--cysteine ligase CoaBC, which translates to MLSWKTDRRILLGVSGGISAYKVTDLVRHWRHAGCDVEILFTEAAERFVSPLVLSTFTGRRVWREEDYLDPEKGFSIPHISLADWAEAMVVAPCTAHVLGLAARGDSGTLLGAALLATRVPVTLFPAMNVHMWEHPATQEAGEACRRWGYGVVDPEEGDLACGYEGKGRLPRTEVLAEWTWRSLSPKRDLQGKRVLVTAGPTREYLDPVRFLSNPSTGRMGVEIARTAWYRGAEVTVVCGPGVDRSLPGVTWVPVESAQDMHAACMDLADRDVIVKAAAVGDYRAETPNPQKVKRRGRTGWTLELVANRDIAADLGARKRPGQMLVGFAAETQDLAAHAREKLAAKGLDLIAANDVSAPGVGFGSEENEVRLFAPEGELGVLAGSKEEVADRLWDHIALRVDR; encoded by the coding sequence ATGTTGTCGTGGAAGACTGACCGAAGGATCCTCCTGGGGGTTTCCGGGGGGATCTCGGCGTACAAGGTGACGGACCTGGTACGCCATTGGCGGCACGCGGGCTGCGACGTGGAGATCCTATTCACCGAGGCGGCGGAGCGGTTCGTAAGCCCCCTGGTGCTCTCCACCTTCACGGGCCGACGGGTCTGGAGGGAGGAGGACTACCTGGACCCCGAAAAGGGCTTCTCCATCCCCCACATCTCCCTGGCGGACTGGGCGGAGGCGATGGTGGTGGCCCCCTGCACCGCCCACGTCCTGGGTCTGGCCGCCCGGGGGGATTCGGGAACCCTTCTGGGGGCGGCCCTCCTGGCCACCCGTGTCCCCGTCACCCTTTTCCCCGCCATGAACGTCCACATGTGGGAGCACCCTGCCACCCAGGAGGCGGGAGAAGCCTGTCGCCGATGGGGCTACGGGGTGGTGGACCCGGAAGAGGGGGACCTGGCCTGCGGCTACGAGGGCAAGGGGCGACTCCCCCGGACGGAGGTCCTGGCGGAGTGGACCTGGCGTTCCCTGTCCCCCAAGCGGGACCTGCAGGGGAAGCGGGTCCTGGTCACCGCGGGTCCCACTCGAGAGTATCTGGACCCGGTCCGCTTTCTCAGCAACCCCAGCACCGGTCGCATGGGGGTGGAGATTGCCCGCACCGCCTGGTACCGGGGGGCGGAGGTGACGGTGGTCTGCGGTCCTGGGGTGGATCGGTCCCTTCCCGGTGTGACCTGGGTGCCCGTGGAAAGCGCCCAGGACATGCACGCCGCCTGCATGGACCTGGCGGATCGGGACGTCATCGTCAAGGCCGCTGCGGTGGGGGACTACCGGGCAGAGACCCCCAACCCCCAAAAGGTCAAGCGCCGGGGGCGCACAGGCTGGACCCTGGAGCTGGTGGCCAATCGGGACATCGCCGCGGACCTGGGGGCGCGCAAACGTCCCGGGCAGATGTTGGTGGGCTTTGCGGCGGAGACCCAGGATCTGGCCGCCCATGCCCGGGAGAAGCTGGCCGCCAAGGGGTTGGACCTCATCGCCGCCAACGACGTTTCCGCTCCCGGGGTGGGGTTCGGCTCGGAGGAGAATGAGGTCCGGCTCTTCGCCCCGGAGGGGGAGCTGGGAGTCCTTGCGGGAAGCAAGGAAGAGGTGGCGGACCGTCTCTGGGATCACATCGCGCTGCGAGTCGACCGCTGA
- the rsmA gene encoding 16S rRNA (adenine(1518)-N(6)/adenine(1519)-N(6))-dimethyltransferase RsmA — MENPTPFACRTEIGQNFLVDPKVVRDLVAAAAPDPDTVVLEVGPGKGILTEALLGSPCRKVFSLEIDRRLEPFLEPLFARYAPKGTLLWGDALRVTFQDLLPEIPHLVAANLPYHITTPLIWKFLEELTPRGTRTLVLMVQREAAWRLMAQEGSRDRTPLGITLQRMGTLRKVRAVSPGAFRPIPQVASTILEIRIQREPDLANDPSWRAFVRGSFAQRRKTLVNNWIAGWRLPREEAEGRLAPLALPRTARPEELTLPQWIRLAQEHDWRREGGPAPEGRSAERER; from the coding sequence ATGGAAAATCCGACCCCCTTCGCCTGCAGAACCGAGATCGGCCAGAACTTCCTCGTGGACCCCAAGGTGGTGCGGGACCTGGTGGCAGCCGCGGCCCCTGACCCGGACACGGTGGTCCTGGAGGTGGGACCGGGGAAGGGCATCCTCACGGAGGCCCTCCTGGGTAGTCCCTGCCGGAAGGTCTTTTCCCTGGAGATCGACCGGCGCCTGGAGCCCTTCCTGGAGCCTCTGTTTGCCCGCTACGCCCCCAAGGGTACCCTCCTCTGGGGGGACGCCCTCCGGGTCACCTTCCAGGATCTGCTTCCCGAAATCCCCCATCTGGTGGCGGCCAACCTCCCCTACCACATCACCACCCCCCTGATCTGGAAGTTCCTGGAGGAACTGACGCCCCGGGGGACTCGAACCCTGGTGCTCATGGTGCAGCGGGAGGCCGCGTGGCGCCTCATGGCGCAGGAAGGGAGCCGAGATCGGACCCCCCTGGGGATCACCCTGCAGCGTATGGGTACCCTCCGGAAGGTCCGCGCCGTATCCCCCGGGGCTTTCCGCCCCATCCCCCAGGTGGCTTCCACCATCTTGGAGATCCGCATCCAGCGGGAACCGGACTTGGCCAACGATCCCTCTTGGCGCGCCTTCGTCCGGGGTTCCTTCGCCCAGCGGCGCAAGACCCTGGTGAACAACTGGATCGCCGGCTGGCGGCTCCCCCGGGAAGAGGCGGAAGGGAGGCTCGCCCCATTGGCCCTGCCTCGAACCGCTCGCCCGGAGGAGCTGACCCTTCCTCAGTGGATCCGTCTGGCCCAGGAACATGATTGGAGACGGGAAGGCGGACCGGCCCCGGAGGGACGGTCCGCCGAAAGGGAACGATGA
- a CDS encoding HU family DNA-binding protein: protein MTKADLVNELAKAVEDLTKKKAAEIVDALFETVQGALAKGDKVQVVGFGTFEVQRRAARQGRNPQDPKKTINIPAKNVPVFRAGKALKDLVNK from the coding sequence GTGACCAAGGCAGATCTGGTGAATGAGCTGGCCAAGGCGGTGGAAGACCTGACGAAGAAGAAGGCAGCGGAGATCGTGGACGCCCTCTTCGAAACGGTCCAAGGCGCTCTTGCCAAGGGAGACAAGGTTCAGGTCGTGGGCTTCGGGACGTTCGAGGTTCAGAGGCGGGCGGCGCGCCAGGGGCGGAATCCCCAGGACCCCAAGAAGACCATCAACATCCCCGCGAAGAACGTTCCCGTGTTCCGGGCCGGCAAGGCGTTGAAAGACCTCGTCAACAAGTAG
- a CDS encoding primosomal protein N' family DNA-binding protein, which produces MSCFVPVLFPGPWWRPLSYLSPEPLEEGVRVRAPLGHGKAERPKVGFVCSPEEGASIPPGRCKPLLEVVDPRPTIPPDLWHLVAWGGRQFGVPGGNLLELLFPRWVLEGEALCPWGAETLEPPGSLEPRCVLRCPDRSRWEEYRRILEEEVSPTLLLFPERIQGECFAASLEGEERQFRWVLWPSRARDQRLLWQEAREGRWDLVIGSQGAATLPLRGLRRVILDDESSEAWRPLRHPRISLRSLVGERCRVRRGAFFLGARVPSSKVFLRASKDPEGRTTPGKRLVFVDLHSLKTVPEEAGVPRSPVSPTLRRRTEEVLRQGGNALWVLDRKGFAGALLCGECGHSWACPACGVPVVWYRREDRLRCPSCGSLQDVPERCPRCGGGWIEARRPGLESLFDEARRFFGARGGGSVEDASLPLHAKERAARRGRLARGGVLLLGTRGALEICDQAPVGLIGWVEADGESLREEHDARFRAYRLLWESCWRGIDADSRIVVVQSRMAGKGWQGGLSRGWSSFWRQELEERRQLRLPPYGVLVQVEAPPEERKRIQAALDEAGASWMEQEGSDVLWIREEQPARVPALLGRFLPPKRPAQLHPRITLWTD; this is translated from the coding sequence GTGTCCTGTTTCGTTCCGGTTCTCTTCCCGGGGCCCTGGTGGAGGCCCCTTTCCTACCTCTCCCCGGAACCTCTGGAGGAAGGGGTTCGGGTACGGGCTCCTCTGGGACATGGGAAGGCGGAACGTCCCAAGGTGGGCTTCGTCTGCTCCCCCGAGGAGGGAGCCTCGATTCCCCCGGGGCGCTGCAAGCCCCTGCTGGAGGTGGTGGACCCTCGCCCCACGATCCCGCCGGATCTCTGGCACCTCGTGGCCTGGGGGGGGCGACAGTTCGGCGTCCCCGGAGGCAACCTCCTGGAGCTGCTCTTTCCCCGGTGGGTTCTGGAGGGAGAAGCCCTCTGCCCTTGGGGGGCGGAAACCCTGGAACCTCCGGGTTCCCTGGAGCCTCGCTGCGTCCTCCGGTGTCCCGACCGTTCCCGGTGGGAGGAGTATCGCCGAATCCTGGAGGAAGAGGTATCCCCGACCCTGCTCCTTTTTCCCGAGAGGATTCAGGGAGAGTGTTTCGCCGCCTCCCTGGAAGGAGAGGAACGGCAGTTTCGTTGGGTCCTGTGGCCTTCCCGCGCCCGAGACCAGCGGCTTCTCTGGCAGGAGGCCCGGGAGGGGCGGTGGGATCTCGTGATCGGATCCCAAGGGGCGGCGACTCTCCCCCTGAGGGGACTAAGGCGGGTGATCCTGGACGACGAGAGCAGCGAAGCCTGGCGGCCCCTGCGTCATCCCCGCATTTCCCTCCGCAGTCTGGTGGGGGAGCGATGCCGTGTCCGAAGAGGGGCGTTCTTCCTGGGCGCTCGGGTCCCTTCCTCCAAAGTCTTCCTCCGTGCCTCCAAGGATCCGGAAGGACGGACCACCCCGGGGAAACGGCTGGTCTTCGTGGATCTGCACAGCCTCAAGACGGTGCCGGAGGAAGCGGGCGTTCCCCGGTCTCCCGTGAGCCCCACCCTGCGTCGCCGGACGGAGGAGGTGTTACGGCAAGGGGGCAACGCCCTCTGGGTCCTGGACCGCAAGGGCTTCGCCGGGGCTCTTCTCTGCGGGGAGTGCGGCCACTCCTGGGCCTGCCCCGCCTGTGGGGTCCCCGTGGTCTGGTACAGACGGGAGGATCGGCTGCGGTGCCCCTCCTGCGGTTCCCTCCAGGACGTCCCGGAAAGGTGCCCCCGCTGTGGGGGGGGGTGGATCGAAGCGCGACGCCCCGGCCTGGAGTCCCTGTTCGACGAGGCACGGCGGTTTTTTGGCGCTCGGGGGGGCGGAAGCGTGGAGGACGCAAGCCTGCCCCTCCACGCCAAGGAACGGGCGGCACGGAGGGGACGACTTGCCCGGGGAGGGGTCCTGCTGCTGGGAACCCGGGGAGCCCTGGAGATCTGCGACCAGGCTCCGGTAGGCCTGATCGGGTGGGTGGAGGCGGACGGAGAATCCCTGCGGGAGGAGCACGATGCCCGCTTCCGCGCCTACCGGCTTCTCTGGGAGTCCTGTTGGCGGGGGATCGATGCGGATTCCCGCATCGTGGTGGTGCAGAGCCGCATGGCGGGCAAGGGATGGCAGGGAGGGTTGTCTCGGGGGTGGTCCTCCTTCTGGAGGCAGGAGCTGGAAGAGCGTCGCCAGCTTCGTCTTCCCCCTTACGGGGTGCTGGTGCAGGTGGAGGCGCCGCCGGAGGAAAGAAAACGCATCCAGGCTGCTTTGGACGAGGCGGGAGCTTCCTGGATGGAGCAGGAGGGGAGCGATGTCCTTTGGATCCGGGAGGAACAGCCTGCCCGGGTGCCTGCCCTGCTGGGACGTTTTCTTCCCCCGAAGCGTCCCGCCCAGCTGCATCCCCGCATCACCCTGTGGACCGATTGA
- the der gene encoding ribosome biogenesis GTPase Der codes for MSIIALVGRPNVGKSSLFNRLIGKRLAIVDDIPGVTRDRLYGEAEWDGKRFYLVDTGGIEASSPHPFEKAIEHQVRIALEESDGVVFILDGKDGVTPGDEAIADRLRRAGKPVVVAMNKLDNDKRDENLAEAYALGFPCVLGMSVEHNRNMGDLLDEISALLPEAEPEERSPDEPVRVALVGRPNVGKSSLFNSLLGEERTLVSDIPGTTRDTVDSLLVWKGMNLRIMDTAGLRRKSRVDGALEYYSTVRTFQAVDRSDVTVVLLDAQELLAEQDKRLVGHVLDRGKGLVLGVNKWDLLPPTEDLGDRIRDRIREELPLVRHAPVVFLSAKTGRGVQRVLPYVKTVDENRRRHLKTSVLNKLVRETLEFERMPGDGKGHFLKILYLTQAETVPPTFLFFVNDRRLVERPFIRRLDRLLRELDDFSGTPLRIWFRDRENQETSRSGRG; via the coding sequence ATGTCCATCATCGCACTGGTGGGACGCCCCAACGTGGGGAAGTCGTCCCTGTTCAACCGCCTCATCGGCAAGCGTCTGGCCATCGTGGACGACATCCCCGGCGTGACCCGGGACCGCCTGTACGGCGAGGCGGAATGGGACGGGAAGCGGTTCTACCTGGTGGACACGGGAGGCATTGAGGCCTCCTCTCCCCACCCCTTCGAGAAAGCCATCGAACACCAGGTGCGCATCGCCCTGGAGGAAAGCGACGGGGTGGTGTTCATCCTGGACGGCAAGGACGGGGTGACCCCCGGGGACGAGGCCATCGCGGACCGGCTGCGCCGGGCGGGGAAACCTGTGGTGGTGGCCATGAACAAGCTGGACAACGACAAGCGCGACGAGAACCTGGCGGAGGCCTACGCCCTGGGGTTCCCCTGCGTGCTGGGCATGAGTGTGGAGCATAACCGGAACATGGGGGACCTGCTGGACGAGATCTCGGCGCTGCTGCCGGAGGCGGAGCCGGAGGAACGCAGCCCCGACGAGCCCGTCCGGGTTGCCTTGGTGGGACGTCCCAACGTGGGCAAGTCCAGCCTGTTCAACAGCCTGCTGGGGGAAGAGCGCACCCTGGTGAGCGACATCCCCGGAACCACCCGGGACACGGTGGACTCCCTTCTGGTCTGGAAGGGCATGAACCTGCGGATCATGGACACGGCGGGTCTGAGGCGGAAGAGCCGCGTGGACGGAGCTCTGGAGTACTACTCCACCGTTCGTACCTTCCAGGCGGTGGACCGTTCCGACGTGACGGTGGTGCTCCTGGATGCCCAGGAGCTTCTGGCGGAGCAGGACAAACGACTGGTGGGCCACGTGCTGGATCGGGGGAAGGGGCTTGTGCTGGGGGTGAACAAGTGGGACCTTCTACCCCCGACGGAGGATCTGGGAGATCGCATCCGGGACCGGATTCGGGAGGAGCTGCCCTTGGTGCGCCACGCCCCGGTGGTGTTCCTTTCCGCCAAGACGGGGCGAGGGGTGCAGCGGGTGCTTCCGTACGTGAAAACGGTGGACGAGAACCGACGCAGGCACCTGAAGACCTCGGTGCTCAACAAGCTGGTTCGGGAGACCCTGGAGTTCGAGCGTATGCCGGGAGACGGAAAGGGGCATTTCCTGAAGATCCTGTACCTCACCCAGGCAGAGACGGTGCCTCCCACGTTCCTCTTTTTCGTGAACGACCGGCGCCTGGTGGAGCGTCCCTTCATCCGAAGGCTGGACCGATTGCTCCGGGAATTGGACGATTTTTCGGGGACCCCCCTGCGAATTTGGTTCCGAGACAGGGAAAATCAGGAAACTTCCAGGTCTGGACGGGGTTGA
- a CDS encoding DUF370 domain-containing protein has product MVKLVHVGFGNLVVGERIVALIGPASAPIKRLKEEAAKEGRLVDATQGRKTRAILVMDSGHVILSALHPETLAHRFEGEGEEERDE; this is encoded by the coding sequence ATGGTGAAGCTCGTGCACGTCGGCTTCGGGAACCTGGTGGTGGGGGAGCGCATCGTGGCTCTCATCGGACCGGCTTCCGCCCCCATCAAGAGGCTCAAGGAAGAGGCGGCCAAGGAGGGGCGGCTGGTGGATGCCACCCAGGGACGCAAGACCCGGGCTATTCTGGTGATGGACAGCGGGCATGTGATCCTCTCCGCCCTGCATCCGGAGACCTTGGCGCACCGTTTCGAGGGGGAGGGGGAGGAGGAAAGGGATGAGTAG
- the rpoZ gene encoding DNA-directed RNA polymerase subunit omega has product MIFCDLEKIYRERNISNKYILTLMVSARARQLSEQKGRLVAEDTGEKFITRALRDVQEGRVEFRFLEPPAKTPGSGHVVVED; this is encoded by the coding sequence ATGATTTTTTGCGACCTGGAGAAGATCTACCGGGAAAGGAACATCTCCAACAAGTACATCCTGACGCTCATGGTCTCCGCCCGAGCCCGGCAGCTGAGCGAACAGAAGGGGCGTCTGGTGGCGGAGGACACGGGAGAGAAGTTCATCACCCGAGCCCTGCGGGACGTCCAGGAGGGGCGCGTGGAGTTCCGTTTCCTGGAGCCTCCGGCGAAGACCCCCGGCAGCGGGCATGTTGTCGTGGAAGACTGA
- a CDS encoding MFS transporter, with protein MSSHTNADGRRSHKGLMVLSGLHFINDLHASFLPTFLPLLIRNLSLTLGEAGTLNALFGGIHLIAQPLAGLWADRSARSLLVFWGPVLTLWGACLIPLAPTLPLAFLIVGIFSLGTAAFHPQGHGLVGAVVPGNELGGALAIFAAAGTLGAALSPLYAVALWDTPGHLGLVGVSAGALLIPLLCRGIFPRRTPGAGSQLPPFKQFLHVGRLVAPILALTIARDATSQGIRVFLPLWVTLRGGTLAQGGTLLFAYTLGGMAGGMVAGRLSDRLGTRPFLTGSFALAPALLLGGLVTQGGISWLLLVLGGAVLSSSSPVTTALAQKTTPESRSTASSLAMGVSWGLANWVTSPLGLLADAWGLNQALICIALTPWAFLALNPLVSRVSRGAPR; from the coding sequence ATGTCCAGCCATACCAACGCAGACGGCCGCCGGAGCCACAAGGGTCTTATGGTGCTTTCGGGCCTTCATTTCATCAACGATCTCCATGCTTCGTTCCTCCCCACTTTCCTGCCGCTTCTGATCCGCAACCTGTCCCTTACCCTGGGCGAGGCGGGAACCCTCAACGCCCTCTTCGGAGGCATCCATCTCATCGCCCAGCCCCTGGCGGGGCTCTGGGCGGATCGGTCCGCCCGATCCCTTCTGGTCTTCTGGGGACCGGTGCTCACCCTGTGGGGAGCCTGCCTCATCCCCCTGGCTCCCACTCTCCCCTTGGCCTTCCTAATCGTAGGCATCTTCAGCCTGGGCACCGCGGCGTTCCACCCCCAGGGACACGGGCTGGTGGGAGCCGTGGTCCCGGGAAACGAACTGGGAGGCGCCCTGGCGATCTTCGCCGCCGCAGGAACCCTGGGAGCGGCCTTGAGCCCTCTCTATGCCGTGGCCCTGTGGGATACTCCGGGACACCTGGGCCTCGTCGGGGTCTCGGCGGGCGCCCTGCTGATCCCTCTGCTGTGCCGGGGGATCTTTCCCCGGAGGACCCCCGGAGCGGGTTCTCAGCTCCCCCCGTTCAAGCAGTTCCTCCACGTGGGACGGCTGGTGGCCCCCATCCTGGCCCTAACCATCGCCCGAGACGCCACCTCCCAGGGGATCCGGGTCTTCCTGCCCCTCTGGGTCACCCTGCGAGGAGGGACCCTGGCCCAGGGAGGGACGCTGCTGTTCGCCTACACCCTGGGAGGCATGGCGGGAGGCATGGTGGCGGGGCGCCTCTCGGACCGGCTGGGCACCCGCCCCTTCCTCACCGGGAGCTTCGCCCTGGCCCCGGCTCTGCTGCTGGGAGGCCTTGTCACGCAGGGAGGAATTTCCTGGCTTCTCCTGGTTCTGGGGGGCGCGGTCCTGTCCTCCAGCTCCCCCGTGACCACCGCTCTTGCGCAGAAGACCACCCCGGAATCCCGGAGCACTGCCAGCTCCCTGGCCATGGGAGTTTCCTGGGGTCTGGCGAACTGGGTGACCTCCCCCCTAGGGCTTTTGGCGGACGCCTGGGGGCTCAACCAAGCCCTGATCTGCATCGCCCTGACCCCTTGGGCCTTCCTGGCCCTGAACCCCCTGGTCTCCCGGGTCTCTCGAGGCGCCCCTCGCTAG
- the gmk gene encoding guanylate kinase encodes MSRGILFVLSGPSGAGKGTLRRLLFQRLPGLAYSVSCTTRQPRPGETEGVEYHFVSEEAFREMIAQGRFLEWAKVHDHFYGTRASDVREVLERGLDVVLEIDVQGALQVKKAIPEAVTLFIDPPSVEELERRLSCRGTEAPEERRLRLMNAKAEMEQARSYDHRVVNDHLEEALEDLAHLVEFYRGKRMKEGTP; translated from the coding sequence ATGAGTAGGGGGATTCTCTTCGTCCTTTCCGGCCCCAGCGGCGCCGGGAAGGGCACCCTGCGGAGGCTGCTCTTCCAGAGGCTCCCCGGGCTGGCCTATTCCGTCTCCTGCACCACCCGTCAGCCCCGTCCCGGGGAGACCGAAGGGGTGGAGTACCACTTCGTCTCCGAGGAGGCCTTCCGGGAGATGATCGCGCAGGGACGGTTCCTGGAGTGGGCCAAAGTGCACGACCACTTCTACGGGACCCGGGCCTCGGACGTGCGGGAGGTCTTGGAGCGGGGGTTGGACGTGGTGCTGGAGATCGACGTTCAGGGGGCCCTTCAGGTCAAGAAGGCGATCCCCGAGGCGGTGACCCTGTTCATCGACCCACCGTCGGTGGAGGAGCTGGAGCGGCGCCTGTCCTGTCGGGGCACCGAGGCCCCCGAAGAACGGCGGCTTCGGCTCATGAACGCGAAGGCGGAAATGGAACAGGCCCGATCCTACGACCATCGGGTGGTGAACGACCACCTGGAGGAGGCCCTGGAGGATCTGGCCCATCTCGTGGAGTTCTACCGCGGGAAACGAATGAAGGAGGGTACCCCATGA